A window from Gottschalkiaceae bacterium SANA encodes these proteins:
- a CDS encoding ferritin, giving the protein MKISKELMDAMVDQMNYELLSEFAYIAMAAHLKKDGLDGFANYFMVQAAEERFHAMKFYNYINEQGGHAKIAAIPESINSYDSVLAIVEEALEHERRVTARIYNLMDIATKEREYATISFLNWYVDEQVEEEDNMQSMIDKLNRIGDNQSAFYHYDEQLAARVFTPPVK; this is encoded by the coding sequence ATGAAAATTTCTAAAGAATTAATGGATGCAATGGTCGATCAAATGAATTATGAGCTTTTGTCTGAATTTGCGTACATCGCAATGGCGGCTCACTTGAAGAAAGATGGATTGGATGGATTCGCCAACTACTTTATGGTACAGGCGGCAGAAGAAAGATTCCATGCAATGAAATTCTACAACTATATCAATGAGCAGGGCGGACATGCTAAAATTGCTGCGATCCCAGAATCTATCAACAGCTATGATTCCGTATTGGCTATTGTTGAAGAGGCACTAGAGCATGAAAGACGCGTGACTGCACGGATCTATAATCTAATGGATATTGCAACAAAGGAACGTGAGTATGCAACCATCAGCTTCTTGAATTGGTACGTGGACGAGCAGGTGGAAGAAGAAGATAACATGCAAAGTATGATTGACAAGCTTAACCGCATTGGTGACAATCAATCGGCTTTCTATCATTATGATGAGCAATTGGCTGCACGTGTTTTTACACCACCGGTAAAATAG
- a CDS encoding mechanosensitive ion channel family protein, with translation MKQVLEWSLMGISMERILIALGVFIGFRILIRVGFPRYQRLLERIFSRFQLKTFDQVNQAFRNPVKWILNIVNLYVSFRIILGAHYPNWEGKVPAGLDKGVRIAGIMIVTYALVQASKLLEQRIESAAASHIQLEAKGAVNRMIGKILQVVILVISVSILLNEFGYNLNSLVAGLGIGSLAIALAAQDTISNFVAGIFIILDGHFDLGDIVRIGSEEGVVEEIKFRTTRIRTFEKEMIIMPNSNIANSPVYNYSRRQQRRVKYQLGVVYGTKAETLKKIQGGMKDLIQAHPQVDENSVMVRFTEFGDSSLNFLITYFADSSEYGTLMEVRETVNLEILNYLEKEGVGIAFPSQSVYFENPLIISDEKR, from the coding sequence ATGAAACAAGTGCTTGAATGGAGTTTGATGGGTATTTCGATGGAGAGAATCTTAATTGCCCTTGGTGTTTTTATTGGATTTCGTATCTTGATTCGGGTGGGCTTTCCACGGTACCAGCGTTTGTTGGAGCGAATCTTTTCTAGGTTTCAATTAAAGACATTTGATCAGGTGAATCAAGCTTTTCGAAACCCCGTGAAATGGATTTTGAATATCGTGAATCTCTATGTTTCTTTTCGAATTATACTAGGTGCCCACTATCCAAACTGGGAGGGAAAGGTTCCCGCCGGATTGGACAAGGGGGTACGTATCGCTGGCATTATGATTGTGACTTATGCTCTGGTTCAGGCGAGTAAGCTCTTGGAGCAACGAATTGAATCTGCGGCTGCCAGCCATATTCAACTGGAAGCGAAGGGTGCTGTCAATCGTATGATTGGAAAGATTTTGCAGGTAGTGATTTTGGTGATTTCTGTCAGTATCCTATTGAATGAGTTTGGGTATAATCTTAATTCCTTGGTAGCTGGTCTTGGTATTGGATCCTTGGCGATCGCATTGGCGGCTCAGGATACCATATCAAATTTTGTTGCAGGTATTTTCATTATCTTGGATGGACATTTTGATTTGGGGGATATTGTTCGGATTGGTTCAGAGGAAGGTGTTGTGGAAGAAATTAAGTTTCGAACGACACGAATTCGCACCTTCGAGAAGGAAATGATAATTATGCCCAATTCTAATATTGCAAATTCGCCGGTTTACAATTATTCTCGCCGCCAGCAACGACGAGTTAAATATCAGCTGGGTGTTGTTTATGGGACAAAGGCGGAAACCCTTAAGAAAATACAGGGGGGAATGAAGGATTTAATTCAAGCTCATCCTCAGGTGGATGAAAACTCTGTAATGGTTCGCTTCACGGAATTTGGAGATTCCAGTTTGAATTTTCTTATTACCTATTTCGCGGATTCATCCGAGTACGGAACTTTGATGGAAGTACGGGAAACAGTTAATTTGGAGATCCTGAATTATCTCGAAAAAGAGGGTGTTGGGATTGCTTTTCCCTCTCAAAGTGTTTATTTTGAAAATCCCTTGATTATTTCCGATGAAAAGCGGTAA
- a CDS encoding DMT family transporter yields MEAKIWQKRSVIAFVATICGLLWGSAFPVLKISYQELQMAPDDIYAKMVFAGVRFFLAGVMILVFTRIRHKNSLLSEIKGFKKAIIGMGILGTTLQYFFFYNGLAHTTGVTSSIMVGLGTFLVAIMAHFYYPDDSLTKRKIAGLTLGMIGVASVALLKGPLEFHIQWNGEGFLLVSVTVSSIAAIYGKELGKKMNILVMTGSQMCIGAAILLVGGLMGIQAGSIQWTALGLGLLLYASLLSAIAFGLWYTLLVFNKAGEISLYKFLIPIFGSVLSAVFLKEQFTYIHGGALILVVLGIWMVNGNGANRRMTDETSA; encoded by the coding sequence ATGGAAGCGAAGATATGGCAAAAACGTTCGGTCATTGCCTTTGTTGCGACAATCTGTGGATTGTTGTGGGGGAGCGCATTTCCTGTTTTGAAAATCAGCTACCAAGAGCTTCAGATGGCACCTGATGATATTTATGCAAAAATGGTTTTTGCAGGTGTCCGCTTCTTTTTAGCAGGTGTGATGATCCTCGTGTTTACGCGGATTCGTCATAAGAATTCGTTGTTATCTGAGATCAAGGGCTTTAAGAAAGCCATTATTGGTATGGGAATTTTAGGTACAACCTTACAATACTTTTTCTTCTATAATGGATTGGCCCATACAACAGGGGTTACCTCATCGATTATGGTAGGACTGGGCACCTTTCTCGTTGCGATTATGGCGCACTTCTATTATCCCGATGACAGTTTGACCAAGCGTAAAATTGCTGGCTTGACACTTGGAATGATTGGTGTCGCGTCGGTGGCTCTGTTAAAGGGACCTTTAGAGTTTCATATTCAGTGGAATGGCGAAGGCTTTCTTTTGGTTTCGGTGACAGTAAGCTCCATTGCTGCGATTTACGGTAAAGAGCTTGGGAAGAAAATGAACATCTTGGTTATGACGGGGAGTCAAATGTGTATTGGAGCAGCAATTCTCCTAGTTGGTGGTTTGATGGGGATTCAGGCAGGTAGCATTCAGTGGACGGCTTTGGGGCTGGGTTTGCTCTTATATGCATCTCTATTATCCGCAATTGCCTTCGGGCTTTGGTATACCCTGTTGGTCTTCAATAAGGCTGGGGAAATTAGTTTGTATAAATTCCTAATTCCTATTTTTGGCAGCGTTTTGTCTGCAGTTTTCTTAAAGGAGCAGTTCACCTATATTCATGGAGGTGCTCTCATTTTAGTTGTTTTAGGTATTTGGATGGTAAATGGAAATGGTGCGAATCGGAGGATGACAGATGAAACAAGTGCTTGA
- a CDS encoding DNA adenine methylase, which produces MYFGKEPSKVEVINDVEGELVNLFRMMKHHASELQRMLQYELSCRDEFEYYKHADPKVLTEIQRAIRFIYLNSQSFAAKGGNYGYGTSTKPRGIVFGERDLLEIQKRLRNTYVENLDFEELIPKYDRPKSFFFCDPPYYETAGYESEFTLKDQMRLVDCLKGIKGKFLVTINDHPEVREWYSWANIEEVNTVYSISRDKDACGKVKELIITNYEPAQIKMLF; this is translated from the coding sequence GTGTATTTTGGGAAAGAGCCCAGCAAGGTTGAGGTTATAAATGATGTGGAAGGAGAGTTGGTGAATCTCTTCCGGATGATGAAACATCATGCGAGCGAGCTGCAAAGAATGCTTCAGTACGAATTAAGCTGCAGAGATGAATTTGAATACTATAAGCATGCGGATCCAAAAGTGTTGACCGAGATTCAACGAGCGATCCGATTCATCTACTTGAATAGTCAAAGCTTCGCGGCCAAAGGTGGAAACTATGGATACGGGACATCAACAAAGCCGCGAGGGATCGTATTTGGTGAAAGGGATCTTTTGGAGATTCAGAAGCGCTTGAGGAATACCTATGTTGAGAATTTGGACTTCGAGGAGCTGATCCCAAAATATGATCGCCCGAAGTCTTTTTTCTTTTGTGATCCGCCATACTATGAAACTGCAGGGTATGAATCAGAGTTTACGTTAAAAGATCAGATGCGGTTAGTGGATTGTCTAAAGGGAATAAAAGGAAAGTTCCTGGTGACCATCAATGATCATCCTGAGGTTCGTGAATGGTATTCCTGGGCAAACATCGAAGAAGTAAATACGGTTTATTCGATCAGTAGAGATAAAGATGCCTGCGGCAAGGTGAAGGAATTAATCATAACCAATTATGAGCCGGCACAGATCAAGATGCTGTTCTGA
- a CDS encoding DUF3307 domain-containing protein — MSYNLFLIAIIGHVLGDYYFQSQKLADYKDEFFLGVVEHSLLYSLAMFIIVLSIKLISHIITYRLEMKVVILYALIFSVLHFFIDAVKYEASILFVKKKSKKETMNHKRTEISQKKIKEGYKEQIKPYVYVVDQLLHIVVIILVILKVIKSGYSFFIPEEIEIGIRMLTGLLIIFKPTNITFNTIIKEYKPEIKQKENEIEQSKNEKVIDRNAGRSIGNLERLLVFLLLMANQYSAIGFIFAAKSITRYDRIVHEQEFAEYYLLGTLFSITATIIVYFIFSNGLSIDTITNTF; from the coding sequence ATGAGTTATAATTTGTTCCTCATAGCTATAATTGGACATGTTCTTGGAGACTATTATTTTCAGTCTCAAAAATTGGCAGATTATAAAGATGAATTTTTTTTGGGTGTTGTAGAGCATAGTTTGCTGTACTCATTAGCGATGTTTATAATTGTGTTAAGCATAAAGTTAATTTCACATATTATTACTTATAGATTAGAGATGAAAGTGGTAATACTATATGCTTTGATATTTTCAGTTCTGCATTTTTTTATTGATGCGGTAAAATATGAGGCGTCTATCCTATTTGTTAAGAAAAAATCTAAGAAAGAAACAATGAATCATAAAAGAACCGAAATATCTCAAAAGAAAATAAAGGAAGGTTATAAAGAGCAGATTAAACCATATGTATATGTGGTTGATCAGCTATTACATATCGTTGTAATTATTCTAGTGATTTTGAAGGTTATAAAGTCTGGGTATTCGTTTTTTATACCAGAAGAAATAGAAATTGGTATACGTATGCTAACGGGTTTATTAATTATATTTAAACCAACCAATATAACTTTCAATACAATTATTAAAGAATATAAACCAGAAATTAAACAAAAAGAAAATGAAATTGAACAAAGTAAAAATGAAAAAGTTATTGATAGGAATGCAGGTAGAAGTATTGGAAATTTGGAGAGATTACTGGTTTTTTTGTTATTAATGGCTAACCAGTATTCTGCAATTGGGTTTATATTTGCTGCAAAATCGATAACGAGGTATGATAGAATTGTACATGAACAAGAATTTGCAGAGTACTATTTGCTTGGAACTCTATTTAGTATTACAGCGACTATTATTGTATATTTTATATTTTCCAACGGACTATCCATCGATACTATTACAAATACATTTTGA
- a CDS encoding SatD family protein → MYCAIIGDIVKSRTIVERSEAQVKLNNILNDVNSIFSEDIESKFIITLGDEFQGLLNTPIHLLKIIDYIKMNFEWSNIRFGVGFGEMQTEIRAQAIGSDGPAYHVARKAIENIKEEQKRNKKESVTRDILIYGQTNGNRALYTAINTAISLCNVIENEWSEKQFEVINEMEFTDQTQREIAQKLQVTQSSIQRRLVTSNYFSYRNAKETLQEIIMDVWEDQNEL, encoded by the coding sequence ATGTATTGTGCAATAATTGGCGACATTGTGAAATCTAGAACGATAGTGGAGAGATCAGAAGCTCAAGTAAAGTTGAATAATATCTTGAATGATGTGAATAGTATATTCAGTGAAGATATTGAATCTAAATTTATCATTACATTAGGTGATGAGTTTCAGGGACTTCTAAATACACCAATTCATTTGTTAAAGATTATAGACTATATAAAGATGAATTTTGAATGGAGTAATATTCGGTTTGGAGTTGGGTTTGGTGAAATGCAAACGGAGATAAGAGCCCAGGCAATTGGTTCGGATGGACCAGCGTATCATGTTGCGAGAAAAGCAATCGAAAATATTAAAGAAGAGCAAAAACGAAATAAGAAAGAAAGTGTAACAAGGGATATTCTAATTTATGGACAAACGAATGGAAATCGAGCTCTATATACAGCTATTAATACAGCAATATCTCTGTGCAATGTGATAGAAAATGAATGGTCGGAAAAGCAGTTTGAAGTGATAAATGAAATGGAATTTACGGATCAGACTCAGCGAGAAATCGCTCAGAAATTGCAGGTCACACAATCAAGCATTCAAAGGAGACTTGTAACTAGTAATTATTTTTCTTATAGAAATGCAAAAGAAACTCTTCAAGAAATAATTATGGACGTTTGGGAGGATCAAAATGAGTTATAA